Proteins encoded by one window of Ignavibacteriota bacterium:
- a CDS encoding UvrD-helicase domain-containing protein — protein MTLLTQYQKEALKFDKHISLTANAGSGKTTVLSKRFVEILLQENVTLNNIVAITFTEKAASELYSKIANEINNKISNADFNVKSKLENIRRNLVSAKISTIHSFCIDILKDFAPEAGIDASFFPIDARTSDELLEQTIDEIVIKNLKEDKTSIKNLIRIFGNKFQLAQKIKQLFAKRKTTEKLILNYYSNDVNEISLWLKSNFKTKLSDTFFDLIQNLVEEIAQLNLIAENSKSSEISIEVNRLLIELKSKTIFLEKFILLKNIADVLIKTDGKVRQQKYLSAKLYSENELLINTINEKFEEIKKIEIDENYTELNFDLAKFGKSLIEFYNEVSEKYRFKKHQKSFLDFEDLLIKTFYLVQNKDVVNKLSLKYKYVMVDEYQDTNEIQYEIFMPILQYLTVGNLFVVGDDKQSIYMFREAEVKVFDDTKKQIESKVGKDGILQLPHSFRLSPNIALFTNLLFNNLFHAPNRNFNEVEYNELVCAYSKTQKGKVDILLSEKEENTNEAELIAKKILNIVNSSEYDFNDITILCRVRKNFAELEKEFIKYDIPFSIVGGKGFYQQQIILDVYNYLSFLINNKNDLAFLSILRSPYYALSDSEITEISFEKGESYFDKFKNYVYSKNIYNEILKLLNRHSALSSKTELSELIRIINNDTNYWAFLANKHNGKQDIANLEKLIYQAISITEQGFNTLYDFTNYLKDAINNLDDEGHAELNTAENTVKIMTIHQSKGLEFKVVILFKSNQKNFDETLKSKDINIDKDFGILAKLPYRNNYFEDFRQAPIVGLFNYYQNKKSLAELKRLLYVAVTRSEEYLIISMQTQKGKFYKDSFAQQIIDALNIDLNKERKMLAGNLTFMKFEHNNYYTLDEKVETEVQLIRNVDYVKLNKKIISKNNNYKFLLNNIKSNEKNEIISASKISLFLHCPKKYQLTYEFGYGELTRLFRKDNEIEYNDKEDENIPANILGKIVHSILKYEVDEKKLIYEIKKEIEIENELIFLSSESKEKLTDEIFKLINDYYTSKSFWQISRFKTFHNEIEIYKRESDYFLYGIIDKLVVMDEKIIIIDYKTDKISEKNIAVKRETYLNQLKFYSFILTSKYPKIKNFELRLIFLRNDDYSTIINLRENEIAEFGNVIYTSVIKIRNKNFNEFTEGCKDMRFYLLDECEK, from the coding sequence ATGACTTTGCTTACACAATATCAAAAAGAAGCATTAAAATTTGATAAACACATTTCGCTAACCGCAAATGCGGGCTCCGGGAAAACTACGGTGTTATCGAAAAGATTTGTTGAAATTCTTTTACAGGAAAACGTTACACTTAACAATATTGTTGCTATTACTTTTACTGAAAAAGCCGCAAGTGAACTTTACTCAAAAATTGCAAACGAAATAAATAATAAAATTTCCAATGCTGATTTTAATGTTAAAAGTAAATTAGAAAATATCAGAAGGAATTTGGTTTCGGCTAAAATATCAACTATTCATTCTTTTTGTATAGATATATTAAAAGACTTTGCGCCGGAAGCCGGCATAGACGCGAGTTTCTTTCCAATTGACGCAAGAACTTCAGATGAGTTGTTGGAGCAGACAATTGACGAAATTGTAATTAAAAATTTGAAGGAAGACAAAACGTCAATCAAAAACTTAATAAGAATTTTTGGAAATAAATTTCAATTAGCTCAAAAGATAAAACAGCTTTTTGCAAAAAGAAAAACTACAGAAAAGTTAATTCTCAACTATTATTCTAATGATGTTAATGAAATTTCACTTTGGCTTAAAAGTAATTTTAAAACAAAGTTAAGTGATACTTTTTTTGATTTAATTCAAAACCTTGTTGAAGAAATAGCCCAACTGAATTTAATTGCTGAAAACAGTAAATCTTCAGAAATCTCTATAGAAGTAAACAGACTTTTAATTGAACTAAAATCGAAAACTATATTTTTAGAAAAATTTATTTTATTGAAAAATATTGCGGATGTTTTGATCAAAACAGATGGAAAAGTGCGGCAGCAAAAATATCTTAGCGCAAAATTGTATTCGGAAAATGAATTATTGATTAATACAATAAATGAAAAATTTGAAGAGATTAAGAAAATTGAAATTGATGAAAATTATACGGAACTTAATTTTGATTTGGCAAAATTCGGCAAATCACTTATAGAGTTTTACAATGAAGTAAGTGAAAAGTATAGATTTAAAAAACATCAAAAATCCTTTTTGGATTTTGAAGATTTGCTTATCAAAACATTTTACCTTGTACAGAATAAAGATGTTGTGAACAAATTATCACTGAAATATAAATATGTAATGGTTGATGAATATCAAGATACTAATGAAATACAGTACGAAATATTTATGCCTATTTTGCAATATCTAACCGTTGGGAATTTATTTGTTGTCGGCGATGACAAACAAAGTATTTATATGTTCCGCGAAGCTGAAGTAAAAGTCTTTGACGATACAAAAAAACAAATTGAATCAAAAGTCGGTAAAGATGGAATTTTACAGCTTCCTCATTCTTTTAGATTAAGTCCGAATATTGCGTTATTTACTAATCTGCTTTTTAATAACTTATTTCATGCTCCAAATAGAAATTTTAATGAAGTTGAATATAATGAACTTGTTTGTGCTTATTCAAAAACACAAAAAGGCAAAGTTGATATTTTACTTTCAGAGAAAGAAGAAAACACAAATGAAGCGGAATTAATTGCAAAAAAAATATTAAATATAGTGAACAGTAGTGAATATGATTTTAATGATATAACAATTCTTTGCAGAGTAAGAAAAAATTTTGCCGAACTTGAAAAAGAGTTTATTAAATATGACATTCCTTTTTCAATAGTTGGCGGAAAAGGATTTTATCAGCAGCAAATTATTCTGGATGTTTACAATTACCTTTCGTTCTTAATAAATAATAAAAATGACCTTGCGTTCTTATCAATTTTAAGATCACCATATTATGCTTTGTCAGATTCAGAAATAACAGAAATATCCTTTGAAAAAGGCGAAAGTTATTTTGATAAATTCAAAAATTATGTTTATTCAAAAAATATTTATAATGAAATTTTAAAATTGCTAAACAGGCACAGCGCGCTATCTTCAAAGACCGAATTAAGCGAATTGATAAGAATTATAAATAACGATACTAATTATTGGGCTTTTCTTGCTAATAAACACAACGGGAAACAAGATATCGCAAATCTTGAAAAATTAATATATCAGGCAATAAGTATTACTGAACAAGGATTTAATACTTTATATGATTTTACAAATTATTTAAAAGATGCAATAAATAATTTGGACGATGAAGGTCATGCCGAATTGAACACAGCAGAAAATACAGTTAAAATAATGACAATTCACCAATCCAAAGGTTTGGAATTTAAGGTAGTAATTCTTTTTAAATCAAATCAAAAAAATTTTGATGAGACATTAAAATCGAAAGACATCAATATTGACAAGGATTTCGGAATCTTGGCAAAATTACCTTATAGAAATAATTATTTTGAAGATTTCCGGCAAGCACCAATTGTTGGACTATTTAACTATTATCAAAATAAAAAATCCCTTGCAGAACTAAAGCGGCTTCTTTATGTAGCGGTTACAAGAAGCGAAGAATATTTAATAATAAGCATGCAGACACAAAAGGGGAAATTCTACAAAGATTCATTCGCTCAACAAATTATAGATGCTTTGAATATTGATCTTAATAAAGAAAGAAAAATGTTAGCAGGAAATTTGACTTTCATGAAATTTGAACATAATAATTATTACACACTTGATGAAAAAGTTGAAACGGAAGTTCAATTAATTAGGAATGTTGATTATGTAAAACTCAATAAAAAAATCATTTCTAAAAATAACAACTATAAATTTCTTCTTAACAATATTAAAAGCAATGAGAAAAATGAAATTATTTCAGCGTCAAAGATAAGTTTGTTTTTGCACTGCCCCAAAAAATACCAACTTACCTATGAATTCGGATATGGTGAATTAACACGGCTTTTCAGAAAAGATAATGAAATTGAATATAACGATAAGGAAGATGAAAATATTCCTGCCAATATTTTAGGGAAAATTGTTCATTCAATTCTAAAGTATGAAGTTGATGAAAAGAAATTAATTTATGAAATAAAAAAAGAGATTGAAATTGAAAACGAACTTATTTTTTTAAGCTCGGAATCAAAAGAAAAATTAACAGATGAAATTTTTAAACTGATAAATGATTATTATACATCAAAATCATTTTGGCAAATATCTAGGTTTAAAACATTTCATAACGAAATTGAAATATATAAACGAGAATCTGATTATTTCCTTTATGGAATTATTGATAAGCTAGTTGTGATGGATGAAAAAATAATTATCATAGATTACAAAACCGATAAAATTTCCGAAAAAAACATTGCTGTAAAAAGAGAAACATATTTAAATCAACTTAAATTTTACTCTTTTATTCTTACTTCAAAATATCCGAAAATTAAAAATTTTGAATTAAGGCTTATATTTTTAAGAAATGATGATTATTCAACTATAATAAATTTGCGTGAAAATGAAATTGCTGAATTCGGTAATGTTATATATACATCGGTAATTAAAATAAGAAATAAGAATTTTAATGAATTTACGGAAGGCTGCAAAGATATGAGGTTCTATTTGCTTGATGAATGCGAAAAATAA
- a CDS encoding HAMP domain-containing protein encodes MNFTSFLKRNKTISILLFVILSIISVGVIGNRIINNEIENWSETIDQKNNSIESGSIDYINTIQTELILEKDLLKNNLKKIDSLDFSEIQKQFINNHNTENIFAVFDSSNIIFWNSNFNQLIIKNDSFKISFGETYFLKSGIDTYLLIKDTISAKSPNQYLICGTIVEKQYELNSAYFKKISLTNELQLKFGVDFTINYSSQNLKNKDGRKYSFDVKNNNNNKIASVVFVKQTREKYVENLNANIFLIQSMLALLGYLLLGVVLYQKISAKQNLFSKFILYSLYFIALRYLLIFIKIPQGISSSGIFDSKVYYSDFGFGLTNSPIELFITLIILFLILFTAFRYTLIYYKASNKKSNFFKFYLLFIFSIVLYAVSLRGFSAASRSFVFDTSIRYFQDPSLNFDFPTLLMHINVLVLGICSILGSSTLILFLAKSYKLIFNKNIELFFIVFSIIYICGIIFYQFIQKNPQSTIFIQTTHVILVFILVFLLTKYELKNSTKILAIYFIASFASIITLLFYNSELEKESLKTTARVITRENDDFYRAIIFETLLDDFSRKIATEAFQNSKTNFNSYAFMIWSKSNLQKESINSSVNFLDLKGNLLGGFGSIYPQFTIKNIIDTNAVIEEIKIFEEKLDGDSHKIIRGIFPLKDEYAFLGYLDVSILSDLNDFGFSTHPEFISTGKLNDRAILKLNKLSILDYRNKQLKLVYGSLNPSAEVNDVILNTKLTDKNDAWFEKHYNDSEYIFYVKKVNLYGIERIVAVALKEKELSIGLFDFFKVFFTHSIILLFAALIYFSAYYERYKSYQLNLRDKLLIAFLIISLIPLLFIAFYFREITENNNEETIYYNLGRRAFSIETYLNNHNDNSKLNFANASYDLNINYSVFSKNQIEYSTDDLIYDVGILPKLLNPIVYQKLFVDGEQEILVNENIDNYAYKSFYYKANISNSEIIIKVSEGFNKILLPLSGSAVDVFLFGTYSLAAIFIILFSAIMANQISAPIRKLTLATKSIAAGDLSLELKTNAKGEMKELVSGFQYMVKEIKENQAMLAEIEREEAWKEMAKQVAHEIKNPLTPMKLSVQQLITAYEDKSDKFEMFFQKVTSTILNQIETLKNIANEFSNFARMPKLELEEIDLIEIVKQSINLFSGENVKIDFISKFEKIKINGDSQQLRRTIINLIRNSIQANSDKITFELSANEKEYQLNISDNGDGIKNENIEKIFDMNFTTKNDGMGLGLSLAKRYLNGSNADIQLIKTSEDGTTFQINFFK; translated from the coding sequence ATGAATTTTACTTCATTTCTTAAGAGAAATAAGACTATATCAATTTTACTATTCGTAATTCTATCAATAATTTCTGTTGGTGTAATTGGAAATAGAATTATTAATAACGAAATCGAAAATTGGTCTGAAACTATTGATCAAAAAAATAATTCAATTGAAAGCGGCTCAATTGATTACATCAATACAATCCAAACTGAATTGATTTTGGAAAAGGATTTACTTAAAAATAATCTTAAAAAAATTGATTCTTTAGATTTTTCGGAAATTCAAAAACAATTTATAAATAATCATAACACGGAAAATATTTTTGCCGTGTTTGACAGCAGTAATATAATTTTCTGGAATTCTAACTTTAACCAACTGATAATAAAAAATGATTCATTTAAAATCAGTTTTGGGGAAACTTATTTTTTAAAATCCGGAATTGATACTTATTTACTCATCAAAGATACTATCAGCGCTAAAAGTCCAAATCAATATCTGATTTGCGGAACAATTGTTGAAAAACAATATGAATTGAATTCGGCTTATTTTAAAAAAATCAGTTTAACCAATGAATTACAATTAAAATTCGGTGTAGATTTTACAATAAATTATTCATCACAAAATTTAAAGAATAAAGACGGAAGAAAATATTCGTTTGATGTAAAGAATAATAACAATAATAAAATTGCATCCGTTGTGTTTGTTAAGCAGACAAGAGAAAAATATGTAGAAAACTTAAATGCCAATATTTTTCTTATTCAAAGTATGCTAGCGCTTTTAGGTTATTTGCTTTTAGGAGTGGTACTTTATCAGAAAATTAGTGCTAAGCAAAATTTATTTAGTAAATTTATTTTATATTCTCTTTATTTTATTGCGCTTCGATATTTATTGATATTTATTAAAATTCCACAAGGCATTTCATCAAGCGGAATATTTGATTCAAAGGTTTATTATTCGGATTTTGGTTTTGGATTAACTAATTCTCCTATAGAATTATTTATTACGCTTATAATTCTTTTCTTAATTTTGTTTACGGCTTTCAGATATACATTGATATATTATAAAGCAAGTAATAAAAAATCTAATTTCTTTAAATTTTATTTACTGTTTATATTTTCAATTGTATTATATGCTGTTTCGCTTCGCGGATTTAGCGCAGCGTCAAGAAGTTTTGTATTTGATACTTCAATTAGATACTTTCAAGATCCTTCTTTGAATTTTGATTTTCCAACATTATTAATGCACATTAATGTTTTAGTGTTGGGGATCTGTTCTATATTGGGCTCTTCAACATTAATATTATTTTTAGCAAAATCTTACAAATTAATTTTTAATAAGAATATTGAATTATTCTTTATTGTTTTTTCAATAATATATATTTGCGGGATCATATTTTACCAATTCATCCAAAAAAATCCTCAAAGCACAATTTTTATTCAAACCACACATGTAATTTTGGTTTTTATTTTAGTCTTTCTGTTAACCAAATATGAATTAAAAAACTCCACCAAAATTTTAGCCATTTATTTTATTGCGTCATTTGCTTCTATAATAACTTTACTTTTTTACAATTCCGAACTTGAAAAAGAATCATTAAAAACAACAGCCAGAGTGATAACTAGGGAGAATGATGATTTTTATAGAGCAATAATTTTTGAAACACTTCTTGATGATTTTAGCCGGAAAATTGCGACCGAAGCTTTTCAGAATTCAAAAACAAATTTTAATTCATATGCATTTATGATATGGAGCAAAAGCAATTTACAGAAGGAATCTATTAATTCATCTGTTAACTTTTTGGATCTAAAAGGAAACCTTCTTGGCGGATTCGGTTCGATATATCCTCAGTTTACTATCAAAAATATTATTGATACAAATGCAGTAATTGAAGAAATAAAAATTTTTGAAGAAAAATTAGACGGTGATTCTCATAAAATAATAAGAGGAATATTTCCATTAAAAGATGAATATGCATTCCTCGGCTACTTAGATGTTTCAATACTATCCGACTTAAATGACTTCGGATTCAGTACTCATCCGGAATTTATTTCAACTGGAAAATTGAATGACCGAGCAATTTTGAAATTAAATAAATTGTCAATTTTAGATTACCGCAATAAACAATTAAAACTTGTATATGGTTCGTTAAATCCATCGGCAGAAGTTAATGATGTAATTTTAAATACAAAATTAACGGACAAAAACGACGCTTGGTTTGAAAAGCATTATAATGATTCAGAATATATCTTTTATGTAAAAAAAGTGAATTTATATGGCATTGAAAGAATAGTAGCGGTTGCGTTGAAAGAAAAAGAACTTTCAATAGGTTTATTCGATTTCTTCAAAGTATTTTTTACGCATTCAATTATTTTATTATTTGCAGCCTTAATTTATTTTAGTGCTTATTATGAAAGATATAAATCTTATCAATTAAATTTAAGAGACAAATTATTAATTGCTTTCCTGATCATTTCTTTAATTCCATTGCTTTTCATAGCATTTTATTTTAGAGAAATTACCGAAAACAATAATGAAGAAACGATATATTATAACCTTGGTAGAAGAGCATTTTCAATAGAAACTTATCTTAATAATCATAATGATAATTCAAAATTAAACTTTGCGAATGCCTCTTATGATTTGAATATCAACTACTCCGTATTTTCAAAAAATCAAATAGAATACAGCACGGATGATTTAATTTACGATGTTGGAATTTTGCCGAAATTACTGAACCCTATAGTATATCAAAAATTATTTGTAGATGGAGAACAAGAAATTCTTGTTAATGAAAATATTGATAATTACGCATATAAGTCGTTTTATTACAAAGCTAATATATCTAATTCGGAAATTATTATTAAAGTCTCTGAAGGTTTTAATAAAATTCTACTGCCATTAAGCGGTTCTGCAGTTGATGTTTTTTTATTTGGAACTTATTCTCTTGCCGCAATATTTATTATCTTATTCAGCGCGATTATGGCAAATCAAATTTCTGCGCCAATTAGAAAACTTACATTAGCCACAAAATCAATTGCTGCCGGGGATTTAAGTCTGGAACTAAAAACAAACGCAAAAGGCGAAATGAAAGAATTAGTATCCGGATTTCAATATATGGTGAAAGAAATAAAAGAAAACCAGGCAATGTTAGCCGAGATAGAACGTGAAGAAGCTTGGAAGGAAATGGCAAAGCAGGTAGCGCATGAAATTAAAAATCCCTTAACTCCAATGAAGTTAAGCGTACAACAGCTTATTACAGCATATGAAGATAAATCGGATAAATTTGAAATGTTTTTCCAAAAAGTTACATCAACTATTTTAAATCAAATTGAAACTTTGAAAAATATTGCAAATGAATTTTCAAATTTTGCCAGAATGCCTAAGCTAGAATTAGAAGAAATCGATTTGATAGAAATAGTTAAACAGTCTATAAATTTATTTTCAGGTGAGAATGTTAAAATCGATTTCATTTCCAAATTTGAAAAAATTAAAATTAATGGAGATTCGCAGCAGCTTAGAAGAACAATAATAAATTTGATAAGAAATTCAATTCAGGCAAATTCAGATAAAATCACATTTGAATTATCAGCTAATGAAAAAGAATACCAATTGAATATTTCTGATAACGGCGATGGAATAAAAAATGAAAATATCGAAAAAATATTTGATATGAACTTTACCACAAAAAATGACGGTATGGGATTGGGTTTAAGTTTAGCAAAGAGATATTTAAACGGTTCTAACGCTGATATACAATTAATCAAAACTTCAGAAGACGGAACTACATTTCAAATTAATTTTTTTAAATAA
- the pepF gene encoding oligoendopeptidase F, producing the protein MINKNFFENNLLRSFLILNLILNLFSSNLNIAQNKGDLPNRKDIAVDQTWNLEDIYATPDIWEKDYKLLESSISKYSEFKGKLGSSASELLNCLKFDDENGIKVSRLYLYSSLAKDLDLGNAENQARYERISALSSTLSAASSYIRPEILEIPENKLWEFVKNEVGLKVYEHQLQDLLRTKAHTLSPREEELMALSAPVREVPYNVFGMFNNADIQFPMVKGENGGDEIKISHGRYGAALYSTDRDYRKRVYKGLYEPFKNYKNTLVALFNGNIKASMFNAKARNYESTRAAALDANNIPLSVYDNLVNTVNQNLEPLHRWGKLKKKILGIDSLHAYDTYVTLFPGVKKEYNYEQSKEILLKALKPLGEDYLKSLQLAFNNRWIDVHETKGKRSGAYSSGVSYGVHPYVLLNWSDQLNDVFTFAHEMGHNMHSYYTEKNQPYPYANYSIFVAEVASTANEALLLDYLIENAETKEEKMALIENQLTSMTLTFFRQTRFAEYEELVHQKTEAGEALTPDVLCKLYGDMYQKYWGPEMVVDDEETYTWARIPHFYYNFYVYQYATSYAASQELVAQIKKEGQPAIDRFLSFLKAGSSKYPIDVLKTAGVDMTSPKPVLAVVNKMNELLDKLEALLAE; encoded by the coding sequence ATGATAAACAAAAATTTTTTTGAAAATAACTTATTAAGGAGTTTTTTAATCTTGAACTTAATATTAAATCTATTCAGCAGCAATTTAAATATTGCTCAAAATAAAGGCGATTTGCCAAACAGAAAAGATATTGCTGTAGACCAAACTTGGAATCTTGAGGATATTTATGCCACACCCGATATATGGGAAAAAGATTATAAATTACTGGAAAGTTCAATTTCCAAATATAGCGAGTTCAAAGGAAAATTAGGAAGCTCAGCTTCGGAATTATTAAATTGTCTGAAATTTGACGATGAAAACGGTATAAAAGTTAGCCGCTTATATTTATATTCTTCACTTGCCAAAGATCTTGATTTAGGAAATGCTGAAAATCAAGCAAGGTATGAAAGAATTTCAGCACTCAGTTCAACGCTTTCTGCCGCAAGCTCTTATATCCGACCTGAAATTTTAGAAATTCCGGAAAATAAGTTATGGGAATTTGTAAAAAATGAGGTTGGACTAAAAGTTTACGAACATCAATTGCAAGATTTACTTAGAACAAAGGCTCACACTCTTTCGCCGCGAGAAGAGGAATTAATGGCACTGTCTGCACCGGTTAGAGAAGTTCCATACAATGTTTTTGGAATGTTCAATAATGCCGATATTCAATTTCCAATGGTAAAAGGTGAAAACGGTGGAGATGAAATAAAAATTTCACATGGAAGATATGGGGCAGCATTGTATTCTACTGATCGTGATTACAGGAAAAGAGTTTATAAAGGTCTTTACGAACCATTTAAAAATTATAAAAACACATTAGTTGCATTGTTTAACGGAAATATAAAAGCTTCTATGTTTAATGCTAAGGCAAGAAATTATGAATCCACTCGTGCTGCAGCTTTAGATGCAAACAATATTCCTTTATCTGTTTATGATAATTTAGTAAATACAGTTAATCAAAATCTAGAACCATTACACAGATGGGGAAAACTGAAGAAGAAAATTTTGGGAATTGACAGTCTGCATGCATACGATACTTATGTAACTCTTTTTCCCGGAGTTAAAAAAGAATATAATTATGAACAATCGAAGGAAATATTACTTAAAGCATTAAAACCTCTCGGTGAAGATTATTTAAAAAGTCTTCAACTTGCATTTAATAATAGATGGATAGACGTTCACGAAACAAAGGGTAAACGAAGCGGTGCATATTCATCGGGTGTTTCATACGGTGTTCATCCTTACGTTTTATTAAATTGGTCTGATCAGTTAAACGACGTTTTTACCTTTGCGCATGAAATGGGTCATAATATGCATTCATATTATACCGAAAAAAATCAACCATATCCGTATGCAAACTATTCAATATTTGTTGCGGAAGTAGCTTCAACTGCAAACGAAGCTTTATTGTTGGATTATCTTATAGAGAATGCAGAAACAAAAGAAGAGAAAATGGCTTTAATAGAAAATCAATTAACCAGTATGACTTTAACTTTTTTCAGACAAACTAGATTTGCAGAATATGAAGAATTGGTCCATCAAAAAACAGAAGCCGGTGAAGCTTTAACGCCTGATGTTTTGTGCAAATTGTACGGCGATATGTATCAAAAATATTGGGGTCCTGAAATGGTTGTTGATGATGAAGAAACTTATACATGGGCAAGAATTCCCCATTTCTATTATAATTTCTATGTTTATCAATATGCAACAAGTTACGCAGCATCGCAGGAATTGGTTGCGCAGATCAAAAAAGAAGGTCAGCCTGCAATAGACAGATTTTTATCATTCCTGAAAGCGGGAAGTTCTAAATATCCTATTGATGTATTAAAGACTGCCGGAGTTGATATGACTTCACCAAAACCGGTGTTGGCAGTTGTTAATAAAATGAATGAATTGCTAGATAAATTAGAAGCTTTATTAGCGGAATAA
- a CDS encoding guanosine monophosphate reductase yields the protein MKIFSKKDLNDYDLSLTYDDISLVPCEISRIKSRTEAITKTEFLGKKLLLPVLASPMDSVTGLTMAQALDKMGCMGIVNRFDSSLEEIVKINAEGISAVSISLNNNENLIAKLAEYNLIICIDTANANNSTVLKKCEEIKNKHNVKIIVGNVAQGSSLNDLVNAGADAVRIGIGGGSMCTTSIQTGIGIGQASSLIDLYFAREEKNLKIELIADGGIKNPGDVAKALALGADVVMLGRMLAGTKEAPGEVIKYNDQLWKKYRGSASFGVKMKNEFIEGEETMIPYKGPVKTVIDSISDGLRSSMSYMNCFSIDEMKNVNTFAVMSHSSSLERLPKK from the coding sequence ATGAAAATTTTTTCTAAAAAAGATTTGAATGATTACGATTTATCACTAACATACGATGATATTAGTTTGGTGCCTTGCGAAATTTCAAGAATTAAAAGCCGAACCGAAGCAATAACTAAAACAGAATTTTTAGGGAAGAAGTTACTTCTTCCCGTTTTAGCTAGCCCGATGGATTCTGTAACTGGGTTAACTATGGCGCAAGCTCTGGATAAAATGGGCTGTATGGGAATTGTAAACCGATTTGATTCATCATTGGAAGAAATTGTTAAAATTAATGCGGAAGGAATTTCGGCGGTTTCCATAAGTTTAAATAATAATGAAAATCTAATAGCTAAACTTGCGGAATATAATTTAATTATATGCATAGATACGGCAAATGCAAACAACAGTACCGTATTGAAAAAATGCGAAGAAATAAAAAATAAACATAATGTTAAAATTATAGTTGGCAACGTTGCGCAAGGAAGTTCTTTAAATGATTTGGTAAATGCAGGAGCTGATGCGGTTAGAATTGGAATTGGAGGTGGAAGTATGTGTACAACTTCAATTCAAACCGGGATAGGGATTGGACAAGCATCTTCATTGATAGATTTGTATTTTGCGCGTGAAGAGAAAAATTTGAAAATTGAATTAATTGCCGACGGCGGAATTAAAAATCCCGGGGACGTTGCAAAAGCATTAGCTCTTGGAGCTGATGTTGTAATGCTTGGACGTATGTTGGCGGGAACAAAAGAAGCTCCTGGCGAAGTAATTAAATACAATGATCAATTATGGAAAAAATACAGAGGTTCTGCATCTTTCGGAGTTAAAATGAAAAATGAATTTATTGAAGGCGAAGAAACTATGATTCCATACAAAGGTCCAGTTAAAACAGTAATTGATTCTATTTCCGATGGATTAAGAAGTTCTATGAGCTATATGAATTGTTTTTCAATTGACGAAATGAAAAACGTAAATACTTTTGCGGTTATGAGTCATAGTTCATCTTTGGAACGGCTTCCGAAAAAATAA